A genomic region of Micromonospora sp. NBRC 110009 contains the following coding sequences:
- a CDS encoding IS110 family RNA-guided transposase: MAQVIIGVDPHKRSATIEIINAREKTLGQGRFGTDRDGYQAMLAAGRKHKDRLWAVEGCNGIGRHVAQRLVADGETVVDVPAKLSARARVFATGQGRKTDPVDARSVAVVALRTEGLRQVVTDDTTVALRLLVDRRDQLGRARTEVVSRLHHLLLELVPGGAKKDLSAQQARALLGTVRPRDVVGKTRRRLASELIGELVVIDKKIKTAKQELTDLVNSTGSRLMDLTGIGPSGAARLLGDIADIHRFPSRAHFASWNGTAPIDASSGDQNRHRLSRAGNRRINRALHIMAIVQLRRDTEGRRYYRRRLAAGKTPMEALRALKRRLSDIGYRQMVADAKLVRTGPGGHAGATLQSSAADLNPEIDTSEKSLPGPATPQPRTPLLIIT, translated from the coding sequence ATGGCTCAGGTCATCATCGGCGTGGACCCGCACAAGCGTTCCGCCACCATCGAAATCATCAACGCTCGGGAGAAGACGCTCGGGCAGGGCCGGTTCGGCACCGACCGCGACGGCTACCAGGCCATGCTCGCCGCAGGCCGCAAGCACAAGGACCGCCTTTGGGCGGTCGAGGGCTGCAACGGCATCGGCCGGCACGTCGCTCAACGCCTGGTCGCCGACGGCGAAACCGTCGTGGACGTTCCCGCGAAGCTGTCCGCCCGGGCCCGCGTGTTCGCCACCGGCCAGGGCCGCAAGACCGACCCCGTCGATGCCCGCAGCGTCGCTGTGGTCGCCCTGCGCACCGAAGGTCTGCGGCAGGTCGTCACCGACGACACCACGGTCGCGTTACGGCTGCTCGTCGACCGGCGTGACCAACTCGGCCGGGCCCGCACCGAAGTGGTCTCCCGGCTGCATCACCTGCTACTTGAGTTGGTGCCCGGCGGCGCGAAGAAGGACCTGTCCGCCCAGCAGGCCCGCGCCCTGCTAGGCACCGTGCGCCCGCGCGACGTGGTCGGCAAGACCCGTCGACGGCTGGCCTCCGAACTGATCGGCGAACTCGTCGTCATCGACAAGAAGATCAAAACCGCGAAACAGGAACTCACCGACCTGGTCAACAGCACCGGAAGCCGGCTGATGGACCTGACCGGCATCGGACCGTCCGGCGCCGCCCGCCTGCTCGGCGACATCGCAGACATCCACCGGTTTCCCAGCCGCGCCCACTTCGCCTCGTGGAACGGCACCGCACCGATCGACGCCTCGTCCGGCGACCAGAACCGGCACCGGCTCTCCAGAGCCGGGAACCGGCGCATCAACCGGGCGCTTCACATCATGGCCATCGTGCAGCTGCGCCGTGACACCGAAGGGCGCCGCTACTACCGGCGCAGACTGGCCGCGGGCAAGACCCCGATGGAGGCCCTACGGGCACTGAAACGGCGTCTGTCCGACATCGGGTACCGGCAGATGGTCGCCGACGCGAAGCTGGTCAGGACGGGTCCGGGAGGACACGCGGGGGCGACTCTGCAATCCAGCGCGGCCGACCTGAACCCCGAGATCGACACTTCGGAAAAGTCACTTCCCGGACCCGCCACACCCCAGCCTAGAACACCCCTCTTGATCATCACTTGA
- a CDS encoding phosphotransferase — protein sequence MSGWWRRGGVVAGKWLFRLEVRETGLMLSDELRQVVAVLGGAVVGAQVLAGGFSHETSLLTLTDGQVVVRLGGPDHAIETAVMAAARRHVPVPQVLKVLPTVSVDLSARSAMVLEYVVGTPLSQVLEEGGAGGMELGWLGAEVGRVAACLSSATFDHPGFFADAHLSVTPERPWSQQLPEFGADCMAAAPDARLDTATRKAWADLCAAHAPALVSVDDHARLVHSDLNPKNILVTRTSRGWRVDAILDWEFSFSGCPYADAANMTRFGADYPDDFLDGFRAAFADHLPTDLTSGKDWLYLGRVLDMFALSDLVTRPIGHPIAEQAARKIRRWVADGVPDSR from the coding sequence ATGAGCGGATGGTGGCGTCGGGGCGGCGTAGTCGCGGGCAAGTGGTTGTTCAGGCTGGAGGTGCGGGAGACTGGGTTGATGTTGTCCGATGAGTTGCGGCAGGTCGTGGCGGTGCTGGGCGGTGCGGTGGTCGGAGCGCAGGTGTTGGCTGGTGGCTTTTCCCACGAGACGTCTTTGCTCACGTTGACCGATGGTCAGGTCGTCGTCCGGCTCGGCGGGCCCGACCACGCCATCGAGACCGCGGTCATGGCTGCTGCTCGCCGGCACGTCCCGGTGCCGCAGGTACTGAAGGTTCTACCCACGGTGTCGGTGGACTTGAGCGCACGGTCGGCCATGGTGCTGGAGTACGTGGTGGGGACTCCGCTGAGTCAGGTGCTCGAAGAAGGCGGGGCCGGTGGGATGGAGCTGGGATGGCTCGGCGCCGAGGTTGGGCGGGTCGCCGCGTGCCTCAGCTCGGCGACGTTCGACCACCCCGGGTTCTTCGCCGATGCTCACCTGAGCGTCACGCCGGAACGCCCGTGGTCGCAGCAGCTTCCCGAGTTTGGTGCGGATTGCATGGCCGCTGCACCTGACGCGCGGCTGGACACGGCCACCCGCAAGGCGTGGGCAGACCTCTGCGCGGCCCACGCTCCGGCTCTGGTCAGCGTCGACGACCACGCCCGCTTGGTCCACTCCGACCTGAACCCCAAGAACATCCTGGTCACCCGCACAAGCAGGGGATGGCGTGTCGACGCCATCCTGGACTGGGAGTTCAGCTTCTCCGGATGCCCGTATGCCGACGCCGCCAACATGACCCGGTTCGGCGCCGACTACCCCGACGACTTCCTGGACGGCTTTCGCGCCGCCTTCGCTGACCACCTGCCCACTGACCTGACGTCAGGCAAGGATTGGCTTTACTTGGGACGGGTCCTGGATATGTTCGCCCTCAGCGACCTGGTCACCCGCCCCATCGGGCATCCCATCGCTGAACAAGCGGCACGGAAGATCCGTCGCTGGGTCGCCGACGGAGTACCGGACTCCCGCTGA
- a CDS encoding NUDIX hydrolase, whose product MYEEYPRWGGPYWNIPSGRIEDHETPFEGACRELAEETGLVVATADLVLHGTAAVTGAVTVSRVWNFTVDVVDPTLHVRDPDGLIQEARWFPVEEASRLLHELPYRPLSEPSVAVLTRQAQPGAHLGVFRSGSGAGCHLPQRVKDICHVAVLLMTKTPRDLARPRRRAPRTDYSVFASRTVLDLCRLPDLPRSARPRRPDLSRRVRLQSVPGR is encoded by the coding sequence GTGTACGAGGAGTACCCACGGTGGGGCGGCCCCTACTGGAACATCCCGAGCGGGCGGATCGAGGACCACGAGACGCCGTTTGAGGGCGCCTGCCGAGAGTTGGCCGAGGAGACAGGTCTGGTCGTCGCAACCGCGGACCTCGTTCTTCATGGCACGGCGGCGGTGACCGGAGCAGTCACCGTCAGCCGGGTGTGGAACTTCACCGTCGACGTGGTGGATCCGACCCTGCACGTCCGCGACCCAGATGGTCTGATTCAGGAGGCCCGCTGGTTCCCCGTCGAAGAAGCAAGCCGCTTGCTTCATGAGTTGCCCTACCGGCCGCTGTCGGAGCCGTCAGTTGCGGTCCTCACCCGTCAGGCTCAGCCGGGCGCCCATTTGGGCGTATTCCGATCCGGAAGCGGAGCCGGTTGTCACCTACCCCAACGGGTGAAGGACATTTGCCACGTCGCTGTCCTGCTGATGACCAAGACGCCCCGAGACCTTGCTCGACCGCGGCGACGAGCCCCGCGGACGGACTACAGCGTGTTCGCCTCCCGAACCGTTCTCGATCTCTGTCGTTTACCGGATCTGCCGCGATCAGCGCGTCCGAGACGACCGGATCTGTCGAGAAGAGTACGTCTACAGTCGGTGCCTGGTCGATGA
- a CDS encoding ATP-grasp domain-containing protein, with amino-acid sequence MALVPADGEAVYRGWMLRSEQYAAFAEALARRGVTLRTSAEQYRRAHELPGWYAALAALTPASVWTTGAMRADFDRARVELGTGPAVLRDYTKSMKHYWHEAAFIPDLADSEMAWKVASRLRHLREDDFVGGFVLRRYERFTSAEARTWWVNGGCVFVSSHPDTPNDFPPLDVDLDAVTPMIAALGLPFITVDLALRADGVWRVIEIGDGQVSDRPATTEPSKLITALRARTP; translated from the coding sequence GTGGCGTTGGTGCCAGCCGACGGTGAGGCTGTCTACCGCGGCTGGATGCTGCGCAGTGAGCAGTATGCGGCCTTCGCTGAGGCGCTGGCCCGGCGCGGCGTGACATTGCGAACCTCCGCCGAACAGTACCGGCGGGCCCACGAGCTGCCCGGCTGGTACGCCGCCTTGGCGGCGCTCACCCCCGCGTCAGTGTGGACCACGGGCGCCATGCGAGCGGACTTCGACCGGGCGCGCGTCGAGCTGGGCACGGGCCCGGCCGTCCTGCGCGACTACACCAAGTCGATGAAGCACTACTGGCACGAGGCGGCGTTCATCCCCGACCTCGCCGATAGCGAGATGGCCTGGAAGGTGGCAAGCCGCCTGCGGCACCTGCGTGAGGACGACTTCGTCGGCGGATTCGTCCTACGCCGCTATGAGCGATTCACCTCCGCCGAGGCGCGTACCTGGTGGGTCAACGGCGGTTGCGTCTTCGTCAGTTCGCACCCGGACACCCCGAACGACTTCCCGCCCCTCGACGTGGACCTTGACGCGGTCACACCGATGATCGCCGCGCTTGGCCTGCCGTTCATCACGGTGGACCTTGCCCTACGCGCCGACGGAGTCTGGCGGGTCATCGAGATCGGCGACGGGCAGGTCAGCGACCGTCCGGCCACCACCGAGCCCAGCAAGCTGATCACAGCGCTGCGCGCCCGCACCCCCTGA
- a CDS encoding DinB family protein yields MIDEFAKANLHGRLRRDRKALLWKLDGLSEYDARRPLTATGTNLLGLVKHVATVEARYFAEVFDRPSPEPLPQWQDSNGSDLWATEDETRDQIIAFYRRTWEHSDATINELPLDAPGHVPWWPEPYADTNLFAIMVHVLGESIRHAGHADILREGLDGRTGLRAEHEMQIDEEARAAYCAKIEQAARSAAPIKALGTRA; encoded by the coding sequence ATGATCGACGAATTCGCGAAAGCCAACCTGCACGGGAGACTGCGGCGGGACCGCAAGGCGCTGCTCTGGAAACTCGACGGCCTGTCCGAATACGACGCCCGCCGACCTTTGACAGCGACCGGGACCAACCTCCTCGGCCTGGTCAAACACGTGGCCACCGTCGAGGCCAGGTACTTCGCCGAGGTCTTCGACCGGCCTTCCCCGGAACCGCTGCCCCAGTGGCAGGACTCCAACGGCAGCGATCTGTGGGCGACCGAGGACGAGACCCGCGATCAGATCATCGCGTTCTACCGGCGCACGTGGGAACACTCGGACGCGACGATCAACGAGCTTCCCCTCGACGCCCCCGGCCACGTGCCGTGGTGGCCGGAGCCTTATGCCGACACGAACCTGTTCGCCATCATGGTCCATGTCCTCGGCGAGTCCATCCGGCATGCCGGGCACGCCGATATCCTGCGCGAGGGCCTCGACGGCCGGACCGGGTTGCGCGCCGAACACGAGATGCAGATCGACGAGGAAGCCCGTGCAGCCTACTGCGCGAAGATCGAGCAGGCCGCCAGGTCGGCCGCACCAATCAAGGCTTTAGGGACACGAGCATGA
- a CDS encoding YrhB domain-containing protein, which translates to MTDEEAREVAFAFLADRIDKVRTGEWGIIGAWEHETAWSVGYQSRAFVESGDIHDSLVGNGPVVVPKSGADPWLAWSGRPVEEQIAEGRPTLG; encoded by the coding sequence ATGACCGATGAAGAGGCTCGCGAGGTCGCATTTGCCTTCCTCGCTGACCGCATTGACAAGGTTCGCACCGGTGAATGGGGGATCATCGGTGCGTGGGAGCACGAGACCGCATGGTCCGTGGGCTACCAGTCCCGCGCCTTCGTCGAGTCAGGCGACATACACGATTCGTTGGTAGGCAACGGACCTGTGGTCGTGCCCAAGTCCGGCGCGGATCCATGGCTCGCCTGGTCCGGTCGGCCGGTGGAAGAACAGATCGCCGAGGGGCGACCCACCCTCGGCTGA
- a CDS encoding class I SAM-dependent methyltransferase, with the protein MTFNVTADAYDRFMGRFSEPLAARFAELAQVQAGQRALDVGCGPGGLTAQLVDRLGAENVSAVDPSASFVAAVRARLPGVDVRSAVAERLPFPDDSFDLALAQLVVHFMADPVSGLSEMARVTRPGGLVAACVWDHAGGSGPLATFWRAVHDIDPHVRDESELAGAREGHLAELCEAARLTDIEPMSLTVTVRFATFDDWWQPFTLGVGPAGAYVARLDDAQRDGLRRRCVQLLPPSPFDISASAWCVRARA; encoded by the coding sequence ATGACCTTCAACGTCACTGCAGACGCCTATGACCGGTTCATGGGTCGGTTTTCGGAGCCGTTGGCCGCGCGGTTCGCAGAACTGGCCCAGGTACAGGCGGGCCAGCGGGCGCTAGACGTCGGGTGCGGACCGGGGGGACTGACCGCCCAGCTGGTGGACCGTCTGGGCGCAGAAAACGTCTCGGCGGTCGACCCATCCGCCTCGTTCGTTGCAGCCGTCCGCGCGCGCTTGCCCGGGGTCGACGTGCGCTCGGCCGTGGCTGAACGTCTTCCCTTTCCTGACGACAGCTTCGACCTCGCCCTCGCCCAGCTGGTCGTCCACTTCATGGCCGATCCGGTGTCCGGGCTGTCGGAGATGGCCCGGGTCACCCGTCCCGGCGGCCTGGTCGCCGCCTGCGTGTGGGATCACGCCGGAGGCAGCGGTCCGCTCGCCACGTTCTGGCGGGCTGTGCACGACATCGATCCACATGTGCGCGACGAGTCGGAGCTGGCCGGGGCGCGCGAAGGTCACCTGGCCGAGCTTTGCGAAGCAGCACGCCTGACGGACATCGAGCCCATGTCGCTGACCGTCACTGTCCGGTTCGCCACATTCGACGACTGGTGGCAGCCGTTCACGCTCGGGGTCGGACCGGCCGGTGCCTATGTCGCGCGGCTGGACGATGCGCAGCGCGATGGCCTGCGCCGCCGATGTGTGCAGCTCCTGCCACCGTCACCGTTCGACATCTCTGCTTCAGCATGGTGCGTGCGGGCTCGCGCCTGA
- a CDS encoding CPCC family cysteine-rich protein yields MSRRHHSWHPKPVDSSPVQRHPNDDPSLSDDELVRRRVAWFDAYTAQKNVLAPAGESPYTCPCCGHATLSERGGYEICDECGWEDDGQDDHDSAAVRGGPNGRLSLDAARAGYVAGGGIRQIHRPPCEPV; encoded by the coding sequence ATGTCGAGGCGGCACCACTCCTGGCACCCTAAGCCGGTGGACAGCTCACCCGTGCAACGTCATCCGAACGATGATCCCTCTCTGTCAGACGATGAGCTGGTTCGTCGGCGAGTCGCCTGGTTCGACGCCTACACGGCACAGAAGAACGTCTTGGCCCCGGCCGGAGAGTCTCCCTACACCTGTCCGTGCTGCGGCCACGCCACCTTGTCGGAGCGCGGCGGTTACGAGATCTGCGATGAGTGCGGTTGGGAAGACGACGGACAAGATGATCACGACAGTGCGGCGGTAAGAGGTGGACCAAACGGGAGGCTGAGCCTCGATGCCGCGCGCGCCGGGTACGTCGCCGGTGGCGGGATCCGGCAGATTCACCGACCACCCTGTGAACCGGTCTAA
- a CDS encoding YciI family protein, whose protein sequence is MEFFCYHRDRPGSTPLRNQMVEQHWSYMDQFAPTMIARGPTFTSDGTLTGSVHILDLPDPTAARTFAFEEPGYQAGAYRDVLLRRRRNSLGRAMWDFSGGRPDNNRYLVLGFTLEPAADATELPVRDELIASGPLLSDDGSLVLGAAVLLEAPDGDGARQVLSADRYTGIEVHQWRFGGRPN, encoded by the coding sequence ATGGAGTTCTTCTGCTACCACCGCGATCGCCCCGGTTCGACGCCGCTGCGGAACCAGATGGTGGAGCAGCATTGGTCCTACATGGATCAGTTCGCCCCGACGATGATCGCCCGCGGCCCTACCTTCACCAGCGACGGAACTCTGACCGGCAGCGTGCACATCCTCGATCTGCCAGATCCCACCGCTGCCCGCACCTTTGCCTTCGAGGAGCCCGGTTACCAGGCTGGTGCCTACCGCGACGTGCTGCTGCGACGGCGGCGCAACTCCCTGGGTCGCGCGATGTGGGACTTTAGTGGTGGCCGGCCTGACAACAACCGCTACCTCGTCCTCGGGTTCACCTTGGAACCCGCAGCGGACGCCACCGAACTACCGGTCCGCGACGAGCTGATTGCCAGTGGTCCGCTCTTGTCCGACGACGGTTCCTTGGTGCTCGGGGCCGCAGTTCTGCTGGAAGCGCCCGACGGAGATGGCGCGCGGCAAGTCCTCTCCGCTGATCGATACACCGGAATCGAGGTGCATCAGTGGCGATTCGGTGGGCGACCGAACTGA
- a CDS encoding GNAT family N-acetyltransferase — translation MPELIVRDMTRNEFEEWRDRTIRSFADEQVTAGNWSADEAIELATKANDVLLPDGFATAGMLFLRAALPDGTYVGVSWLGLTHPRGAPDCAFIYDIEINEAYRGAGYGRALLAAAEDAVRSRGVGGLELNVFGDNARAIRLYETSGYRVVTQQMRKSLN, via the coding sequence GTGCCTGAGTTGATCGTCCGGGACATGACGAGGAACGAGTTCGAAGAGTGGCGTGACCGTACCATCCGATCATTCGCTGATGAGCAGGTAACAGCCGGTAACTGGTCCGCGGACGAGGCCATCGAGTTGGCCACCAAGGCAAACGACGTCCTGTTGCCGGATGGCTTTGCGACTGCCGGAATGCTGTTCTTGAGGGCCGCGCTTCCCGACGGCACCTATGTTGGCGTGTCGTGGCTGGGCTTGACGCACCCACGCGGTGCGCCCGACTGCGCGTTCATCTACGACATCGAGATCAATGAGGCGTACCGCGGAGCCGGCTACGGACGCGCGCTCCTGGCTGCGGCCGAGGACGCCGTGCGCTCCCGTGGCGTGGGTGGCCTAGAGCTCAACGTCTTCGGCGACAACGCCCGCGCTATCCGGCTGTATGAGACTTCCGGCTACCGCGTCGTGACACAACAGATGCGTAAATCGCTCAATTGA
- a CDS encoding NUDIX domain-containing protein, with protein MPLRTSRVMTSLFLVHDDRVLLLYRRGSRAISDSWVGIGGHVEPSEISDPTSAILREMHEEVGLTPKDVTDLSLRYIALRDTGRELRSTYYFTARLKDGAARPQTCSEGDLAWFDQWIGVDGLDMPPTAKIALGHWLHEGRHDNVIRSIVMGVDGPQVVDLAHG; from the coding sequence ATGCCGCTGCGCACCAGTCGTGTGATGACGTCCCTGTTCCTCGTCCACGATGACCGGGTGCTGCTGCTCTACAGGCGGGGATCTCGAGCCATCTCAGATTCGTGGGTGGGTATCGGGGGCCACGTCGAACCATCCGAGATAAGCGACCCCACCTCCGCGATCCTGCGGGAGATGCATGAGGAAGTGGGCCTGACGCCGAAGGATGTCACTGACCTCTCGCTGCGGTACATCGCGCTACGAGACACCGGTCGCGAGCTTCGCAGCACGTACTACTTCACTGCTCGACTCAAGGACGGCGCAGCGCGGCCCCAAACCTGCTCCGAAGGGGACCTGGCATGGTTTGATCAATGGATCGGAGTCGACGGTCTGGACATGCCGCCGACGGCGAAGATTGCGCTTGGCCACTGGCTGCACGAAGGGCGTCATGACAACGTCATTCGATCCATCGTCATGGGAGTAGACGGGCCACAGGTCGTCGATCTCGCCCACGGGTAG
- a CDS encoding tetratricopeptide repeat protein, producing MSMTGALALAQVMAHCGGSPAAAVSFIARAVAADPRDPEPYSALENLRRELPAEVAAVVAAANTIGPMLAGAYLSFVDGNMDEAAMSLGAVTGYQPDVPWASAPWFGDERFLGAVTPAAFAEATMRIRDYDRDLDTDAVRECLAPWLRAIEAVCDRDPDPDAMGRMAILLRVCGRINASFALCDRADAVRRVMFTEVVRAGTWRHVGNRAETAAAFRRALVLDPANWSLYLDLADLAAENGDFAEAAALATRGEELEPDDVTMRAAAAVYRARSTGSVADLDTLTELAPQVPEPYRRTLIDYARDI from the coding sequence GTGTCGATGACGGGAGCGCTCGCGCTCGCCCAGGTCATGGCCCACTGCGGCGGCTCGCCCGCCGCGGCCGTGAGCTTCATTGCGCGGGCGGTCGCCGCCGATCCGCGCGATCCGGAGCCGTATTCGGCGCTGGAGAACCTGCGGCGGGAGCTGCCCGCCGAGGTCGCGGCCGTCGTGGCGGCGGCGAACACGATCGGACCGATGCTGGCCGGCGCCTACTTGTCCTTCGTCGACGGCAACATGGACGAGGCCGCGATGTCGCTCGGCGCGGTCACCGGCTACCAGCCGGATGTCCCGTGGGCGTCCGCGCCGTGGTTCGGCGACGAGCGATTCCTCGGTGCGGTGACCCCGGCCGCCTTCGCCGAGGCGACGATGCGCATCCGCGACTACGACCGTGACCTCGACACTGATGCTGTCCGCGAGTGCCTGGCCCCGTGGTTGCGGGCGATCGAGGCAGTCTGCGACCGGGATCCGGACCCCGATGCGATGGGTCGCATGGCGATCTTGCTGCGCGTGTGCGGCCGTATCAACGCGTCGTTCGCCTTGTGCGACCGGGCCGACGCCGTGCGGCGCGTGATGTTCACCGAGGTTGTCCGCGCCGGCACCTGGCGTCACGTCGGCAACCGTGCCGAGACGGCCGCTGCCTTCCGGCGTGCCCTGGTGCTCGACCCGGCCAACTGGTCGCTGTACCTCGACCTGGCCGATCTCGCTGCCGAGAATGGCGACTTCGCCGAGGCCGCCGCACTGGCCACTCGTGGCGAGGAGCTCGAGCCGGACGACGTCACGATGCGGGCGGCCGCCGCCGTGTATCGTGCCCGCTCGACGGGATCGGTTGCCGACCTGGACACGCTCACTGAACTGGCGCCGCAGGTGCCCGAACCCTACCGCCGGACGCTCATCGACTACGCCCGCGACATCTAA
- a CDS encoding MFS transporter, whose product MSAVAVAWLALQIAPPGASGPLIGAAVAAYILPGAAGALLLGRRLRRLPAQRLIQANAWTRAAFLGCIPFAWAIGVLHPALYIALLAGSSLLHGWGSSAKYALVAQLLPGDQRLAANALLSTSAWVSTIVGPALAGILTVATVPAWIIGLDALSFVWLAVQAGRLADSDEEAPVTPPAEVRLLDGLTVLRARRELLGLLTLTWLFNLAYGPIEVALPLFASDTLHAGADVLGLYWAAFGVGAVVGALLIGAVRKLPLWPVLLCIVAGHGLAMLPFGLHAPAAFSLVGFALGGLIYGPYSALSLNLFQDITPAALLTTVLALRAAVLLTAAPIGAALGGPLTEALGARRTLSGTGVAMIMVAACAATMWLRREPAAPDPRPHAAEPDSVPAS is encoded by the coding sequence ATGAGCGCGGTAGCTGTGGCCTGGCTGGCGTTGCAGATCGCCCCGCCCGGCGCGTCCGGCCCGCTCATCGGAGCCGCGGTCGCCGCCTACATCCTGCCAGGGGCCGCCGGTGCGCTGTTGCTGGGCCGACGGCTGCGTCGGCTCCCCGCGCAGCGCTTGATCCAGGCCAACGCCTGGACACGTGCGGCATTCCTGGGCTGCATTCCCTTCGCCTGGGCGATCGGCGTACTGCACCCCGCCCTGTACATCGCCCTTCTCGCGGGATCGTCCCTGCTGCATGGTTGGGGCAGCAGCGCGAAGTATGCCTTGGTCGCCCAGCTTCTCCCCGGCGATCAGCGGCTCGCCGCCAACGCTCTGCTTAGCACGAGCGCCTGGGTTTCCACGATTGTTGGCCCAGCGCTCGCCGGCATCCTGACCGTAGCGACCGTCCCGGCCTGGATCATCGGTCTGGATGCTCTGTCTTTCGTCTGGCTGGCGGTACAGGCTGGGCGCTTGGCCGACTCGGACGAGGAAGCTCCGGTCACGCCGCCGGCTGAGGTCCGGCTCCTGGATGGTCTAACTGTCCTACGGGCCCGGCGCGAACTGCTCGGTCTTCTCACGTTGACCTGGCTGTTCAACCTGGCTTACGGACCGATCGAGGTCGCTTTGCCGCTGTTTGCCAGCGATACTCTCCACGCCGGCGCGGACGTGCTGGGACTGTACTGGGCAGCTTTCGGCGTCGGCGCGGTCGTCGGTGCCCTTCTCATCGGAGCCGTGCGGAAGTTGCCATTGTGGCCGGTCCTGCTGTGCATCGTCGCTGGTCACGGTCTTGCCATGCTGCCCTTTGGATTGCACGCACCGGCCGCGTTCTCTCTGGTGGGTTTCGCCCTGGGCGGTCTGATCTACGGCCCGTACAGCGCCCTGAGCCTCAATCTGTTCCAAGACATCACCCCCGCGGCGCTGCTGACCACCGTCCTTGCCCTCCGCGCGGCCGTTCTCCTGACGGCCGCGCCTATCGGGGCGGCGCTGGGTGGCCCACTTACCGAAGCACTGGGAGCCCGCCGGACACTGAGCGGCACAGGTGTCGCCATGATTATGGTAGCGGCCTGCGCAGCGACAATGTGGTTGCGCAGAGAACCAGCAGCACCCGACCCGCGCCCCCACGCCGCCGAACCGGACAGTGTTCCCGCTTCGTGA
- a CDS encoding ThiF family adenylyltransferase yields the protein MLLPRVKSVHRPFTLPHNRIIIGLMQYGVASEIEDDERGTIARLLTLMDGTRDVESICADLATTHPGLDADSVREVIQQLIDDGFIEDASAPLPDGLTEADAARYEPARHFFAWIDTTARSSPYEIQERISRSRVGLLGLGGTGTAVATSLVASGIGSLHCVDFDVVEEANLTRQLLYSEGDIGQPKVKAAVDRLRAMNSRVAVTGEECQVASADDVERLMAGCDAFVLCADRPEALIQEWTNGAALRTRTTWFMSFYTGPMTSVGSFVPYVTGCYTCLWRQEQKREINAHKTPLMGDRPNAVIAATANISGHLCALDVLYYLAALPQQVPGRIFHHNIANWDHHYFVDVPRDPGCSACGSGIGDEPAGD from the coding sequence ATGCTCCTACCGCGGGTTAAGAGCGTCCACCGACCGTTCACGCTGCCGCACAACCGCATCATCATCGGCCTGATGCAGTACGGCGTCGCCTCCGAGATCGAGGACGACGAGCGTGGCACTATCGCCCGCCTGCTGACCCTGATGGACGGCACCCGCGACGTGGAGTCGATCTGCGCCGACCTGGCCACTACCCACCCTGGCCTCGACGCCGACAGCGTGCGCGAGGTGATCCAGCAGCTCATCGACGATGGATTCATTGAGGATGCCAGCGCTCCGCTCCCGGATGGCCTGACCGAGGCCGACGCCGCCCGGTACGAGCCGGCCCGGCACTTTTTCGCCTGGATCGACACCACCGCTCGTAGCTCTCCGTACGAGATCCAGGAGCGCATCAGCCGCTCACGCGTGGGCCTCCTCGGCCTCGGCGGCACCGGTACGGCCGTGGCCACCAGTCTCGTGGCTAGCGGAATCGGCAGCCTCCACTGCGTCGATTTCGACGTCGTGGAGGAGGCCAACCTCACCCGGCAACTCCTCTACTCCGAAGGCGACATCGGCCAGCCCAAAGTGAAGGCTGCGGTTGATCGGCTGCGCGCGATGAACTCGCGGGTCGCCGTGACCGGCGAGGAGTGTCAGGTGGCCTCGGCCGACGACGTCGAACGGCTGATGGCCGGCTGTGACGCCTTCGTGCTCTGCGCCGACCGACCCGAGGCCCTTATCCAGGAGTGGACCAACGGGGCGGCGCTGCGCACCCGTACGACGTGGTTCATGTCCTTCTATACCGGGCCGATGACGTCCGTCGGCTCGTTCGTGCCGTATGTGACGGGCTGCTACACCTGCTTGTGGCGCCAGGAGCAGAAGCGGGAAATCAACGCCCACAAGACTCCGCTGATGGGAGACCGACCGAACGCGGTGATAGCCGCCACCGCGAACATCAGTGGACACCTGTGTGCACTGGACGTGCTCTACTACCTCGCCGCGTTGCCGCAGCAGGTTCCGGGACGGATCTTCCACCACAACATCGCCAACTGGGATCACCACTACTTCGTCGATGTGCCGCGTGACCCGGGCTGTTCCGCTTGCGGGTCAGGCATCGGCGACGAACCCGCCGGCGACTGA